One genomic region from Stutzerimonas decontaminans encodes:
- a CDS encoding PD-(D/E)XK motif protein, with the protein MAAATSREIEAVWRALSGNRSTPGWHSIELLGTGSFRVRAARHSPGNEEAVLVGFSKTRVAPNAQLPQGRGFRMERATLGEAGGTHQWLSVVRQPAGSLELFAAVAADICGLVLSLASLPEEVVYQRLLGRVRGWQEFMRRGTEGLGAEAELGLVGEIHVLRDLLDEGMPLFTAVDGWKGPLDGLHDFRLGSGAIEVKSTLAAEGFPIRIASLDQLDDAQCSPLHLCALRFAQDDAGASLPELVMQLRNRLDPDPTALRLFERALDHVGYLDMHAEGYTRRFSVIEVRLHLVNGEFPRLTPCNVPPAVRRASYDLDLGLVPAGKDNLAAVLAQLGAV; encoded by the coding sequence ATGGCGGCAGCGACTAGCAGGGAGATCGAGGCGGTCTGGCGAGCACTGTCGGGCAACCGGTCGACGCCGGGGTGGCATTCGATCGAGCTTCTCGGTACCGGCAGCTTCCGCGTCAGGGCCGCCCGGCATTCGCCCGGCAACGAGGAGGCCGTTCTCGTTGGCTTCTCGAAGACCAGAGTTGCCCCGAATGCTCAGCTTCCCCAAGGCCGCGGCTTTCGCATGGAGCGGGCGACACTGGGCGAGGCGGGAGGGACGCATCAATGGCTTTCGGTTGTTCGGCAGCCCGCCGGAAGTCTCGAGCTTTTCGCGGCGGTCGCGGCCGACATCTGTGGACTGGTCCTTTCTCTCGCAAGCCTTCCCGAGGAGGTCGTGTATCAGCGGCTGCTCGGGCGTGTGCGCGGCTGGCAGGAGTTCATGCGCAGGGGGACCGAGGGGCTGGGTGCCGAAGCCGAGCTGGGACTGGTCGGGGAAATCCATGTGTTGCGGGATCTTCTTGACGAGGGAATGCCGCTCTTCACGGCCGTGGATGGCTGGAAGGGCCCTCTGGACGGACTGCACGACTTCCGGCTTGGAAGCGGGGCCATCGAAGTCAAGTCCACCCTGGCCGCCGAGGGGTTCCCAATCCGCATCGCATCACTGGATCAGCTTGACGATGCCCAGTGTTCCCCGCTGCATCTGTGTGCGTTGCGGTTCGCTCAGGATGACGCTGGTGCCTCGCTGCCCGAGCTTGTGATGCAGTTGCGCAACCGCCTGGATCCCGACCCGACAGCGCTGAGGTTGTTCGAGCGGGCGCTGGACCATGTCGGTTATCTGGACATGCATGCCGAAGGCTATACCCGACGCTTCTCCGTCATCGAGGTTCGACTTCATCTCGTGAACGGCGAGTTTCCCCGCCTGACGCCCTGCAACGTGCCGCCTGCCGTGCGACGCGCAAGCTACGATCTCGACCTCGGTCTCGTCCCGGCCGGCAAGGACAACCTTGCGGCGGTGCTGGCCCAACTTGGAGCTGTCTGA